One segment of Candidatus Bathyarchaeota archaeon DNA contains the following:
- a CDS encoding AAA family ATPase: protein MLKIITEKYLSSEEFNGQPLRGLESEKQYIITLIQEGKIEINFGDKHPNPHIKAFELDAKDIQIEKINRIGFSNACAYPTKEHLKNVVDTNKFKNKSFTLRIALGEPTLNFGVFDLSVLEFYRNDPRYFYSTDDISGWISISDKYYKSLKVKPSDKILLQTFGFCYEKKKMDRAVAVFYRYLSKLTPEHQQIWNSKMLLGDYFLHPDYARMSGGYWPEKASIFTAFTEELHTINEFSKLMGRPNFFNQSYKENKPKEFSFLIRPTLKEFNSFVHLLDKMISDNINKDFFQNEIPYKTERKKSDGKIIVKDKGTITLLKEWLDIKVRTPDPKPKDDMIKVFRKIRNMRMKPAHKVEPDIFDQEYFKKQRELMIEAYSAVRTLRLILANHPKTKNYKIPEWLYKGEIWAF, encoded by the coding sequence ATGTTAAAAATAATTACTGAGAAATATCTTAGTTCAGAAGAATTTAATGGACAGCCTCTTCGTGGTCTGGAGAGTGAGAAACAATACATTATTACACTTATACAAGAAGGTAAAATCGAAATTAATTTTGGAGATAAACATCCTAATCCACACATAAAAGCGTTTGAATTGGATGCCAAAGATATACAAATAGAGAAAATAAATCGTATTGGATTTAGCAATGCTTGCGCTTATCCAACAAAAGAACACCTCAAGAATGTAGTAGATACCAATAAATTCAAAAATAAATCGTTCACTTTGAGAATTGCCTTGGGAGAACCAACATTGAATTTCGGGGTTTTTGATTTAAGTGTATTAGAATTTTATAGAAATGATCCCCGCTATTTTTACTCTACTGACGATATAAGTGGATGGATCTCTATTTCCGACAAATATTATAAATCCTTAAAAGTGAAACCTTCAGATAAGATCTTACTTCAAACGTTTGGCTTCTGTTATGAAAAAAAGAAAATGGACCGTGCTGTGGCTGTTTTTTATCGTTATTTGTCGAAGTTGACACCCGAACATCAACAAATATGGAATAGCAAAATGCTATTGGGAGATTATTTCTTGCACCCTGATTATGCGAGGATGTCAGGGGGTTATTGGCCAGAAAAAGCATCGATATTTACTGCGTTTACTGAAGAACTGCATACAATTAACGAATTTTCAAAATTGATGGGGCGCCCAAATTTTTTCAACCAAAGCTATAAAGAGAATAAGCCAAAAGAATTTAGTTTTCTCATTCGGCCAACACTTAAGGAATTTAACTCATTTGTACATTTATTGGATAAGATGATTTCTGACAACATTAACAAGGATTTTTTTCAAAACGAAATACCATATAAAACTGAGAGAAAAAAATCTGACGGTAAAATAATCGTTAAAGACAAAGGAACAATAACTTTGCTTAAAGAGTGGTTAGATATTAAGGTGAGAACACCCGATCCAAAACCTAAAGATGATATGATCAAAGTTTTTCGAAAGATAAGAAACATGAGAATGAAGCCAGCTCATAAAGTTGAACCGGACATATTTGACCAAGAATATTTCAAGAAACAAAGAGAGCTAATGATTGAAGCATATTCTGCAGTAAGAACATTAAGGTTAATATTGGCAAATCATCCAAAAACAAAAAACTACAAAATTCCAGAATGGCTATATAAGGGAGAAATTTGGGCTTTTTAA
- a CDS encoding acetyl-CoA synthetase, protein MNSLRKVARTFKKAREEGRNYLLEPEAKTICKEYGIPVTKFEVAKNVDEAAKFAEEIGYPVVLKIVSPDVIHKFDVGGVILDLNSAQEVKDAYKKILENVKKHKADTKIIGILVQEMAPQSTEVIVGATKDPQFGPALMFGLGGIFVEVLKDVTFRIAPITRQDAQEMVTEVKAYPILKGYRGQPSVDIDAIVDILLNTSRLVMDHLEIKELDLNPVMVYKKGAKTVDARIILE, encoded by the coding sequence TTGAACTCGTTGAGAAAAGTTGCTCGGACATTTAAGAAGGCTCGTGAAGAAGGGAGAAACTATCTACTTGAACCAGAGGCCAAGACCATATGCAAAGAGTATGGAATACCTGTAACCAAGTTTGAAGTGGCAAAAAATGTTGATGAAGCCGCAAAGTTTGCTGAAGAAATCGGTTATCCGGTGGTTCTCAAGATTGTCTCTCCCGATGTTATTCACAAGTTTGATGTAGGCGGCGTTATCCTTGATTTGAACAGCGCCCAAGAGGTTAAAGACGCTTACAAGAAAATCTTGGAAAACGTAAAGAAGCACAAGGCAGACACCAAGATCATAGGCATTCTCGTTCAAGAGATGGCCCCTCAGTCAACCGAGGTTATCGTTGGAGCAACAAAGGACCCCCAGTTTGGCCCAGCTCTGATGTTTGGACTCGGCGGGATCTTTGTTGAGGTTCTCAAAGACGTAACATTTAGAATAGCTCCCATCACTAGACAAGACGCCCAGGAGATGGTCACTGAAGTAAAAGCATATCCAATTCTCAAAGGCTATCGTGGTCAACCCTCCGTAGACATCGATGCCATCGTGGATATTCTGCTAAACACTTCAAGGCTAGTGATGGATCATCTGGAAATCAAAGAGCTCGATTTGAACCCCGTCATGGTCTACAAAAAAGGTGCGAAAACGGTCGATGCAAGAATCATACTGGAATAA